A stretch of Planctomycetota bacterium DNA encodes these proteins:
- a CDS encoding sigma-70 family RNA polymerase sigma factor, protein MSVTEKQIVSVLLSDRAAILARIDMVVGDFHRAEDVLQELSVRALDHRDSIENEVHLRRWLRTTGRNIAIDLLRHDAARPAVLNSEVLDLLEAPLDRLDALEAGETQGAIRRCIDELSPYHRQLIEHRYRMNLSGEALAAAMGRSANTIKVALTRAHRALLECFRRRISGEVRS, encoded by the coding sequence ATGTCCGTCACGGAAAAACAGATCGTGTCCGTTCTGCTGTCGGACCGGGCGGCGATTTTAGCGCGGATCGACATGGTGGTGGGCGACTTTCACCGGGCGGAGGATGTGCTTCAGGAACTGTCCGTGCGGGCGCTGGATCATCGCGATTCGATCGAGAACGAGGTGCATCTGCGCCGCTGGCTCCGCACGACCGGTCGGAACATCGCCATCGACCTGTTGCGTCACGACGCGGCGCGGCCGGCGGTGCTCAACAGCGAGGTGCTGGACCTGCTCGAAGCGCCGCTCGATCGGCTCGACGCGCTGGAAGCGGGCGAGACGCAGGGCGCGATCCGACGATGCATCGACGAGTTGTCGCCTTATCATCGCCAGCTCATCGAGCATCGCTACCGGATGAATCTGAGCGGGGAAGCGCTGGCGGCGGCGATGGGCCGCAGCGCCAATACGATCAAGGTCGCATTGACGCGGGCGCATCGGGCGCTGCTCGAATGCTTCCGCCGGCGCATCAGCGGCGAGGTGCGGTCATGA